One genomic region from Uloborus diversus isolate 005 chromosome 2, Udiv.v.3.1, whole genome shotgun sequence encodes:
- the LOC129216304 gene encoding neurogenin-1-like, protein MSSFLPLFSHQDFYQIGTYQSYNELPDKPFYIPTNLSEEENKDSAFTQTSFDDNSSEDEVIFTDLSSSKANIQAKDSKSNSKNYSPSYLDDSDSSCSSKTNLSLESGESIQKVVTPPKRARGKKNGRPGKERQKAVPRSAPPPMIMKKRRLAANARERRRMESLNHAFDRLRGVVPSIGDDRKLSKYETLQMAQTYITALCELLQRE, encoded by the coding sequence ATGAGTTCATTTTTACCCCTTTTCAGTCATCAAGACTTTTATCAAATTGGGACTTACCAGTCATATAATGAACTGCCTGACAAACCGTTTTATATTCCCACAAACTTGTCAGAAGAAGAAAACAAGGACTCTGCATTTACGCAAACATCATTTGATGATAATTCATCAGAAGACGAAGTCATCTTCACCGACTTATCATCAAGCAAAGCAAACATCCAAGCTAAAGACTCAAAAAGCAATTCGAAAAATTATTCCCCTTCATATCTTGATGATTCTGACTCTTCTTGTTCCTCGAAGACTAATCTCAGTCTTGAATCTGGAGAAAGTATCCAGAAAGTGGTAACACCTCCAAAACGAGCAAGGGGAAAGAAAAATGGAAGACCGGGAAAAGAACGACAGAAAGCTGTTCCCAGGAGTGCCCCACCCCCTATGATCATGAAGAAGAGGAGGCTGGCTGCGAACGCGCGGGAAAGACGAAGGATGGAGAGCTTGAACCACGCTTTCGATCGTTTGCGGGGTGTCGTTCCGTCAATCGGAGATGatagaaaattatcaaaatatgaaactttgCAAATGGCACAAACTTATATTACTGCTCTATGCGAACTTTTGCAAAGAGAATGA